The following coding sequences lie in one Benincasa hispida cultivar B227 chromosome 6, ASM972705v1, whole genome shotgun sequence genomic window:
- the LOC120080154 gene encoding uncharacterized protein LOC120080154, producing MTNLFALCLIVTTLSAAGLWSPPPSQQDVIVKEGHRVVVVEYGDQDQHNTKVSISSQPDQDVKDSESHRTRDLICDVYGKCKHKVASAVEKAKVMVSETVQEAHDVGEAVADAFDEAKDTISDKSHQTKEAVLGKAREWKEGAKKTVKEAKSREEDVVEGAERLARETGEKIKTGENRLKQNLMGIVDRGVKVIKYSFRHLGFGTDVLGLLGFAMALGMGVWVTFISSYVLASVLPRQQLAVVQSKIYPVYFKAMASSIGMALFGHLFRRAEWKFPIPKNAEIVQGYVLVAALFMIFANFLYMEPRATKVMFERLKIEKEEGRGIEDIGGEPGIGNVNDSPPAITTTTPTQVVDREVVKSRIVGLNKRLKKLNSYSSLLNLLTLMALTWHLVYLSRRFCNPC from the exons ATGACCAACCTATTTGCTCTGTGTCTCATCGTCACTACTTTGTCTGCCGCAGGACTCTGGTCTCCCCCTCCTTCGCAACAAGATGTTATTGTTAAAGAAGGCCATCGAGTGGTTGTGGTCGAGTATGGCGACCAAGATCAACACAATACTAAAGTTTCCATCTCTTCCCAACCCGACCAAGATGTCAAAGATTCCGAAAGCCACCGCACCAGAGATCTTATTTGCGATGTCTACGGAAAATGTAAGCATAAGGTAGCCAGCGCTGTGGAGAAAGCTAAAGTGATGGTTTCCGAAACGGTGCAGGAGGCCCACGATGTTGGAGAGGCTGTCGCCGATGCATTTGATGAAGCCAAAGACACAATTTCAGACAAATCCCACCAAACGAAAGAGGCTGTTTTGGGGAAAGCACGTGAATGGAAAGAGGGTGCAAAGAAGACAGTGAAAGAAGCCAAATCAAGAGAAGAGGACGTTGTGGAAGGTGCTGAACGGCTGGCAAGGGAGACAGGAGAGAAGATCAAAACGGGGGAAAACAGGCTGAAGCAGAATCTGATGGGCATAGTTGATAGAGGGGTAAAGGTAATAAAGTATTCATTTAGGCACTTGGGTTTTGGTACGGATGTGTTGGGTCTGTTGGGATTTGCTATGGCTTTGGGAATGGGCGTGTGGGTTACCTTCATTTCTAGCTATGTGCTGGCGAGTGTGCTGCCAAGGCAGCAGTTGGCTGTGGTACAGAGCAAGATATATCCCGTGTATTTTAAGGCCATGGCTTCCTCAATTGGGATGGCTCTATTTGGGCATTTATTCAGACGCGCAGAATGGAAGTTTCCAATTCCAAAAAATGCTGAAATTGTTCAAGGATACGTACTTGTGGCAGCACTTTTCATGATTTTTGCCAACTTTCTCTACATGGAGCCTCGAGCCACCAAG GTAATGTTTGAgagattaaaaattgaaaaggaaGAAGGACGAGGAATAGAGGATATAGGCGGTGAGCCAGGGATTGGGAATGTGAATGATAGTCCCCCAGCAATCACAACCACCACACCCACACAAGTGGTAGACCGAGAAGTGGTGAAGTCTAGAATAGTGGGGTTGAATAAGAGGCTAAAGAAGCTGAATTCATATTCATCCTTGTTAAATCTGCTCACTCTCATGGCTCTTACTTGGCATCTTGTGTACCTGAGTCGGCGTTTTTGCAATCCGTGCTAA